In Nitrospira sp., one genomic interval encodes:
- a CDS encoding PD40 domain-containing protein gives MTSHNAIITGIAGLLLCTLSITAEAAETKQPKATKPAVSAERHLTNIRQLTFGRQNAEAYFSFNGTKLIFQSTNNWMKDTFAAAMKPADEPLGCYQMYVMDLGSGAIRMVSTGVGATTCGYFFPGDRRVLYSSTHLRGPNCPPKPKRDGAYRWALDDYDLFSVRLDGQDPQRLTTTPGYDAEATVSPDGKTIVWTSMRDGDLDIYAMNLDGTHARRLTQEVGYDGGAFFSPDSKRIVYRAQHPGNQDELDHYRALLAQNLVEPGQLELFIMNADGSGKQQVTKNGASNFSPYFHPDGHRLIFSSNVETRNEGGRPDFHLYLVNEDGSGLERVTFEGSFNSFPMFAPDGKSLVWVSDRGAKERGEFNVFLADWVP, from the coding sequence TTGACCAGCCATAACGCAATTATCACGGGGATAGCGGGCCTGCTGCTGTGTACTCTGTCGATCACGGCAGAGGCAGCGGAAACCAAACAGCCCAAGGCGACGAAGCCCGCTGTTTCGGCAGAACGGCATCTGACCAATATCCGGCAGTTGACCTTCGGCCGCCAGAATGCCGAGGCATATTTTTCCTTCAATGGAACCAAGCTGATCTTTCAGTCCACCAACAACTGGATGAAAGACACCTTTGCGGCGGCAATGAAACCGGCCGACGAACCGCTCGGGTGCTATCAAATGTACGTCATGGATCTCGGGAGCGGTGCGATTCGCATGGTCAGCACCGGGGTAGGGGCGACGACCTGTGGATATTTCTTTCCTGGAGACCGGCGCGTCTTGTACTCGTCCACGCATTTGCGCGGACCGAATTGCCCTCCAAAACCTAAACGGGATGGGGCCTATCGGTGGGCGCTGGATGATTATGATCTCTTCTCGGTCCGTCTCGACGGGCAGGACCCGCAGCGCCTGACCACTACGCCGGGGTACGATGCGGAGGCAACGGTGTCCCCGGACGGCAAGACCATCGTGTGGACTTCGATGCGCGATGGTGACCTCGATATCTATGCCATGAATCTGGACGGCACGCACGCTCGGCGCCTGACCCAGGAAGTGGGCTATGACGGTGGTGCGTTTTTCTCCCCCGACAGCAAACGCATCGTCTATCGTGCGCAACATCCCGGCAATCAGGACGAGTTGGACCACTATCGGGCGCTACTAGCTCAGAACCTGGTGGAACCAGGACAGCTCGAACTGTTCATTATGAATGCCGACGGTTCCGGCAAGCAGCAGGTGACGAAAAACGGGGCGTCTAATTTTTCGCCGTATTTTCATCCGGACGGGCATCGCCTCATCTTTTCCTCCAACGTTGAGACGAGGAACGAAGGCGGGCGACCGGATTTCCACCTGTATTTGGTGAATGAGGATGGTTCCGGGTTGGAGCGCGTGACGTTCGAGGGATCGTTCAATAGCTTTCCCATGTTTGCGCCCGACGGAAAGAGCCTCGTATGGGTGTCCGATCGTGGGGCCAAAGAGCGTGGAGAGTTCAACGTCTTCCTCGCCGATTGGGTTCCATGA
- a CDS encoding phosphatase PAP2 family protein translates to MTETGDGSAAPWVAQPMPPPARPSGWAVLLSTLALLGSFATLLHIDIPILWFLRSHNLAAWQRVGDLGEKLGNGGTLVAISLVIGATGLLLKRQALTRLALDSLLAHGVVALVVNTLKHVIGRPRPRLTHSGGWQWWPSLDSGLDSFPSGHTSATVAVVTVLARALPRMKWVPFALAAWVGASRIWRGSHFLSDVVAGMVTGFIIGSVFNGPLRWWARSCVVALIRIAPAAVALAALFWILTHRIADPATDAAFLLSGTGLVIGGLVLPWVRSRRIGAKGSSMWQSQGDCLVWLGMGFASGASVIIGLTGLVCLARWIFTASGAMEVPVPAYSWRRQFVFGVGAGVTLALLQSLKGLVPLQ, encoded by the coding sequence ATGACCGAAACAGGTGACGGGTCGGCTGCGCCCTGGGTGGCGCAGCCGATGCCCCCACCGGCCCGCCCCTCCGGGTGGGCCGTCCTCTTGTCCACGCTGGCCCTGCTCGGGTCCTTTGCCACGCTCCTGCACATCGACATTCCGATCCTCTGGTTTCTCCGCTCCCACAATCTGGCGGCCTGGCAGCGGGTGGGCGACCTTGGGGAGAAACTCGGCAATGGCGGAACGCTGGTGGCGATCAGTCTCGTGATCGGAGCCACGGGACTGTTGCTCAAACGGCAGGCGCTCACGCGGCTGGCCTTGGACAGTCTTCTGGCGCATGGGGTCGTCGCGCTCGTGGTCAATACGCTGAAACACGTCATCGGCCGGCCCAGACCTCGTCTCACGCATTCAGGCGGATGGCAGTGGTGGCCGTCTCTCGATTCGGGGTTGGATTCTTTCCCGTCAGGACATACTTCGGCGACAGTGGCAGTCGTCACTGTCTTGGCGCGAGCCCTTCCCCGCATGAAGTGGGTCCCCTTTGCCTTGGCTGCCTGGGTTGGAGCGAGCCGGATCTGGCGGGGGTCTCATTTCCTCAGCGACGTGGTGGCCGGTATGGTGACAGGCTTTATCATCGGCTCAGTCTTCAACGGTCCGTTGCGCTGGTGGGCACGGTCCTGTGTTGTCGCGCTGATCCGGATCGCACCGGCCGCTGTGGCGCTTGCCGCACTGTTTTGGATCTTGACGCATCGCATTGCCGACCCGGCGACCGATGCCGCTTTTCTTCTGTCAGGAACGGGCTTGGTGATCGGTGGCCTCGTCCTTCCGTGGGTCCGATCGCGCCGGATCGGAGCGAAAGGCAGCTCGATGTGGCAGTCCCAGGGGGACTGTCTAGTCTGGCTGGGGATGGGTTTCGCGTCCGGGGCGTCGGTGATTATCGGGTTGACCGGCCTGGTTTGCCTGGCCCGATGGATCTTTACTGCGTCCGGCGCGATGGAGGTTCCTGTCCCCGCGTACTCATGGCGCCGACAGTTTGTGTTTGGGGTGGGGGCAGGGGTGACGCTCGCACTGCTGCAATCGCTGAAGGGGCTTGTCCCTTTGCAATGA